A part of Sus scrofa isolate TJ Tabasco breed Duroc chromosome 15, Sscrofa11.1, whole genome shotgun sequence genomic DNA contains:
- the TTLL4 gene encoding LOW QUALITY PROTEIN: tubulin polyglutamylase TTLL4 (The sequence of the model RefSeq protein was modified relative to this genomic sequence to represent the inferred CDS: inserted 2 bases in 2 codons): MASARTEHYSIGLCRGNSFKQSGSSGTVPTPPPEKPSEGKVWAQVHQQVKPIWKLEKKHVGTLSSGLGPGLLGVPPQPAYFFCPSTLCSSGTTAVIAGHGNSCYLRSLPDLFSSTLLYRRSNYRHKPYQQLESFCLRSGPSEKRPFSLPQKSLPVRLTASKASSSKVSRMASSSTDPYLSLGAAGEDPSGKSPASAVSGKIPSPLSAASSSYKPTLNNNSFMRPNSTKVPLSQTTESPKPVSSPKIQLVSWHHSGGTGDCVLQPVEHKVPKSSGPVLGDGPSHSTLSAPSSLHTSTTSVASPHHSQSTLAIRAEPRPGGLEGDSVSQTLTKEVRFTEAVRKLTARGFEKKPRQGSHFEQSYFLNPSLQWDLLNRNRRWXPPAAGQQFPQEDAGAVSRVLPGASDTLELDSTVFCTKRISIHLLASQANGLSHSSACGSAIDSPPLGEDETPVLPSPPQPLGVAEVATRLSSIHLGKLGREGPKEARELALPARDIGSATDLQLDQAEAEDLEEELIDGLEDCCSHEENEEEEGDSECSSCSAVSPSXSVAVISRNCMEIMTKPLSNEKVVRPALIYSLFPNVPPTIYFGTRDERVEKLPWEQRKLLRWKMSTVTPNIVKQTIGRSHFKISKRNDDWLGCWGHHMKSPSFRSIQEHQKLNHFPGSFQIGRKDRLWRNLSRMQSRFGKKEFSFFPQSFILPQDAKLLRKAWESGSRQKWIVKPPASARGIGIQVIHKWSQLPKRRPLLVQRYLHKPYLISGSKFDLRIYVYVTSYDPLRIYLFSDGLVRFASCKYSPSMKSLGNKFMHLTNYSVNKKNAEYQANEDETACQGHKWALKALWSYLSQKGVNSDAIWEKIKDVVVKTIISSEPYVTSLLKMYVRRPYSCHELFGFDIMLDENLKPWVLEVNISPSLHSSSPLDISIKGQMIRDLLNLAGFVLPHAEDIISSSSSSSSCTTSLPSSPRDGCRMAPEYFTAQKMKKAYYLTQKIPDQDFYASVLDVLTPDDVRVLVEMEDEFSRRGQFERIFPSRISSRYLRFFEQPRYFNILTTQWEQKYHGNKLKGVDLLRSWCYKGFHTGAISDSAPVWSLPTSILTVPKGDVILSGFSKSEMGKLGKHGSSKGSIPLSEDGAVPKPKKTQASLPPFPRKPSSSKDSEDTSKEPSLSTQMLPVIKYSGQTSRLSASPSTQSTGDSLLAAVSP; the protein is encoded by the exons ATGGCCTCAGCAAGAACAGAGCACTACAGTATTGGCCTCTGCCGGGGAAACAGCTTTAAGCAGAGCGGTTCCTCGGGCACAGTGCCTACCCCGCCACCGGAGAAACCCTCTGAGGGCAAAGTCTGGGCTCAGGTTCATCAGCAGGTGAAGCCAATCTGGAAGCTGGAGAAGAAGCACGTGGGGACACTTTCATCAGGGttgggcccaggcctcctgggtGTCCCACCGCAGCCAGCGTATTTTTTTTGCCCCAGCACTTTATGTAGCTCTGGGACCACGGCTGTCATTGCAGGCCACGGCAACTCCTGTTACCTGCGCTCCCTCCCGGACCTGTTCAGCAGCACCCTGCTGTACCGCCGCTCCAACTACAGGCACAAGCCATACCAGCAGCTGGAGTCTTTCTGCTTGCGTTCAGGCCCCTCAGAAAAAAGacctttttctctccctcaaaAGAGCCTCCCTGTCAGACTCACTGCCAGTAAGGCCTCTTCTTCCAAGGTCTCCCGCATGGCATCATCCTCCACAGATCCATACCTCTCACTGGGAGCGGCCGGGGAAGATCCTTCAGGGAAGAGCCCGGCCTCTGCCGTCTCAGGGAAGATCCCCTCTCCACTCTCCGCTGCTTCCTCTTCCTACAAACCCACGCTAAATAACAACTCCTTCATGCGGCCAAATAGCACTAAAGTGCCTTTATCGCAGACCACAGAGAGCCCGAAGCCAGTATCCTCGCCCAAGATCCAGCTTGTCTCCTGGCATCATTCCGGGGGCACTGGAGACTGTGTGCTCCAACCTGTTGAGCATAAGGTGCCCAAGAGCAGTGGCCCTGTCCTAGGTGATGGCCCTTCCCATAGCACCCTGTCTGCCCCTAGCTCCTTACACACTTCCACCACCAGTGTTGCCTCTccccaccacagccagagtaCCTTAGCCATAAGGGCAGAGCCACGTCCCGGTGGCCTGGAAGGTGACTCTGTTTCCCAGACTCTGACTAAGGAGGTTCGGTTCACTGAGGCTGTGAGGAAGTTGACTGCAAGAGGCTTTGAGAAGAAGCCACGGCAAGGTTCCCATTTTGAACAGTCTTATTTCCTGAACCCCAGTTTGCAGTGGGATCTCCTCAACAGGAACAGGCGGT GACCTCCTGCGGCAGGCCAGCAGTTCCCTCAGGAGGATGCTGGAGCAGTCAGTAGGGTCCTCCCTGGAGCCTCAGACACCTTGGAATTGGACAGTACGGTTTTCTGTACCAAACGCATCAGCATTCACCTCCTTGCCTCACAGGCCAATGGGCTCAGCCACAGCTCTGCTTGTGGATCTGCGATTGACTCCCCACCTCTTGGAGAGGATGAAACTCCGGTTTTGCCTTCACCCCCTCAGCCCCTTGGTGTAGCTGAGGTGGCTACCCGCCTCTCATCTATCCATTTGGGAAAACTTGGGAGGGAGGGGCCTAAGGAAGCCAGAGAGCTGGCCTTACCTGCTAGGGATATTGG TTCAGCTACTGACCTCCAGCTAGACCAGGCTGAGGCTGAAGATCTGGAAGAAGAGCTCATAGATGGTTTGGAAGACTGCTGCAGCCATGAAGAGAATGAAGAGGAGGAGG GAGACTCAGAGTGCTCCTCTTGCAGTGCCGTCTCCCCCA GATCGGTGGCAGTGATTTCTCG GAACTGCATGGAGATTATGACCAAACCCCTTTCCAATGAGAAAGTTGTCCGACCAGCCCTCATCTACAGTCTCTTTCCCAACGTGCCCCCTACCATCTATTTTGGCACTCGGGATGAGAGAG TGGAGAAACTTCCCTGGGAGCAGAGGAAGCTGCTCCGCTGGAAGATGAGCACGGTGACCCCCAACATTGTCAAGCAGACCATCGGACGATCCCACTTCAAGATCAGCAAGA GGAATGATGACTGGCTGGGCTGCTGGGGTCACCATATGAAGTCTCCTAGTTTCCGATCCATTCAGGAGCATCAGAAG CTAAACCACTTCCCAGGTTCCTTCCAGATTGGGCGAAAGGACCGCCTGTGGCGGAATCTGTCCCGCATGCAGAGCCGCTTTGGCAAGAAGGAGTTCAGTTTCTTCCCCCAGTCCTTCATCCTGCCCCAGGACGCCAAGCTCCTGCGCAAAGCCTGGGAGAGCGGCAGCCGCCAAAAGTGGATTGTTAAACCA CCAGCATCCGCTCGAGGCATTGGCATCCAGGTCATTCACAAGTGGAGTCAGCTCCCCAAGAGAAGGCCCCTTCTGGTGCAGAG GTATCTGCACAAACCCTACCTCATCAGTGGCAGCAAGTTTGATCTGCGAATCTATGTTTACGTCACCTCCTACGATCCTCTACGGATTTACCTCTTTTCAGATGGACTCGTCCGCTTTGCCAGTTGCAA GTATTCCCCTTCCATGAAGAGCCTTGGCAACAAGTTCATGCACCTGACCAACTATAGTGTCAATAAAAAGAATGCTGAGTACCAGGCCAATGAAGATGAAACAGCCTGCCAGGGCCACAAATG ggcacTGAAGGCTTTGTGGAGCTACCTGAGCCAGAAGGGAGTCAACAGTGATGCCATCTGGGAGAAGATAAAGGATGTTGTTGTCAAAACCATCATCTC ATCAGAACCCTATGTGACCAGCCTGCTGAAGATGTATGTGCGGCGGCCCTACAGCTGCCACGAGCTCTTTGGTTTTGACATCATGCTGGATGAGAACCTCAAGCCCTGGGTGCTGGAAGTTAACATCTCCCCAAG CCTCCACTCCAGCTCTCCACTGGACATCAGCATCAAAGGCCAGATGATCCGTGACCTTCTGAACCTGGCGGGCTTTGTTCTGCCCCATGCAGAGGATATCAtttccagctccagcagctccagcAGCTGTACCACCAG CCTGCCCAGCTCCCCCAGGGATGGATGTCGAATGGCCCCGGAATACTTCACTGCACAGAAGATGAAGAAAGCCTATTACCTGACCCAGAAAATTCCTGATCAG GACTTCTATGCATCTGTACTAGATGTCCTGACACCAGACGATGTTCGGGTTCTGGTTGAGATGGAGGATGAGTTTTCTCGCCGAGGTCAATTTGAACGAATTTTTCCTTCTCGAATCTCTTCTCGCTATCTCCGCTTTTTTGAGCAGCCAAGATATTTCAACATTCTCACCACCCAGTGGGAACAGAAGTACCATGGCAACAAGCTCAAAG GAGTAGATTTGCTTCGGAGTTGGTGCTACAAAGGGTTCCACACAGGAGCCATCTCTGATTCTGCTCCAGTG TGGTCTCTTCCGACATCAATCCTGACTGTCCCAAAGGGTGATGTGATACTCAGTGGTTTCTCCAAGTCAGAGATGGGCAAGCTGGG GAAGCATGGCTCCTCCAAGGGAAGCATACCACTCTCTGAAGATGGGGCTGTGCCCAAGCCCAAGAAGACTCAAGCTAGccttccccctttccccaggAAGCCCAGTTCCTCAAAGGACAGTGAAGACACCAGCAAAGAGCCCAGCCTCTCCACCCAGATGTTACCTGTGATCAAGTACTCTGGGCAGACTTCGAGACTCTCTGCTTCCCCCTCCACCCAGTCAACTGGTGACTCCCTCCTGGCTGCTGTGAGCCCATGA